A stretch of the Ostrea edulis chromosome 9, xbOstEdul1.1, whole genome shotgun sequence genome encodes the following:
- the LOC125657737 gene encoding pyridine nucleotide-disulfide oxidoreductase domain-containing protein 2-like: protein MYFRRILGILRNRKQIPVALTSYRSINSSAYDVIVVGAGHNGLVSAAYLAKSGLRVCVLERRHVIGGAAVTEEIVPGFKFSRASYVLSLLRPQIVKDLELKKYGLKVYLRNPSSYTPLLGRTGKGSSLTLGPDHSETYKQIAQFSERDAKRFFEYEKQLDDIVTAIDPLLDSPPPYLPGLTSSRVRETLKTLPAVKTLLKSLSSLGRDADAFYELMTAPTTKILNRWFESEPLKATLATDSVIGAMMSPESQGSGYVLLHHVMGSLEGKKGAWGYVEGGMGAVSQAICNCAMDHGADVFTSKPVKEILTKNDAVEGVVLADGTELRSKAVISNANPKITFLDLIQEDKLPKDFVDSMRAFDFTSPVTKINVAVSRLPNFTADPNVKQNECMPHHQCTIHLNCEDTQLIHEAFLDAQLGMYSKKPMIEMVIPSSKDPTLAPPGAHVCLMFTQYTPYQLADGEWTEQTKSAYADNVFDIVEQYAPGFKESIVGRDILTPPDLESVFGLTGGNIFHGSMSLDQLFMCRPTSQMSNYRAPIRGLYLGGSGAHPGGGVMGSPGRLAAQTLLSDYKRL from the exons ATGTATTTTAGACGTATACTCGGTATTTTAAGAAACCGTAAACAAATTCCCGTTGCCTTAACAAGCTACAGATCGATAAATTCCTCGGCTTACGATGTAATCGTAGTGGGTGCAG GACATAATGGATTGGTGTCC GCAGCGTATTTAGCTAAAAGTGGTTTGCGAGTGTGTGTGTTGGAGAGACGTCACGTCATCGGTGGAGCTGCTGTCACGGAGGAAATTGTGCCAG gATTCAAATTTTCCAGGGCTTCCTACGTATTAAGTTTATTAAGACCACAGATTGTTAAGGATTTGGAATTAAAG AAATATGGGCTGAAAGTTTACCTGAGAAATCCCAGTTCCTACACCCCATTGCTGGGTCGAACTGGTAAAGGTTCATCACTGACTCTTGGGCCAGACCACAGTGAAACATACAAGCAGATTGCACAGTTTTCAGAAAGAGATGCAAAA agatTTTTTGAATATGAGAAGCAGCTTGATGACATTGTAACAGCCATTGACCCGCTATTGGATTCTCCACCCCCGTATCTCCCTGGATTGACCAGCTCAAGAGTTCGAGAGACACTGAAGACACTGCCGGCTGTCAAAACTCTGCTCAAATCTT TGAGCAGCCTGGGAAGAGATGCAGATGCATTTTATGAATTAATGACAGCTCCTACAACAAAG ATTCTGAATCGATGGTTCGAGTCGGAGCCTCTGAAGGCCACTCTAGCCACGGATTCTGTGATAGGAGCAATGATGTCTCCGGAATCGCAGGGCAGTGG ATATGTCCTCCTGCATCATGTGATGGGCAGCTTAGAGGGAAAGAAGGGAGCTTGGGGATATGTGGAAGGCGGCATGGGGGCTGTTTCACAAGCCATCTGTAATTGTGCGATGGACCATGGAGCCGATGTCTTTACCAGTAAA CCAGTAAAAGAGATTCTTACAAAGAACGATGCAGTGGAAGGAGTAGTGCTAGCAGACGGGACGGAACTTCGTTCCAAGGCAGTCATATCCAACGCCAACCCAAAGATTACGTTTCTGGATCTCATACAGGAA GACAAACTACCAAAAGACTTTGTAGACAGTATGAGAGCCTTTGATTTTACATCCCCAGTAACCAAAATCAATG TTGCTGTGAGCAGACTGCCGAATTTTACTGCTGATCCCAATGTGAAGCAGAACGAGTGTATGCCCCATCACCAGTGCACTATTCATCTTAACTGCGAGGACACACAACTTATACATGAAGCCTTCCTCGATGCGCAGCTAGGGATGTACTCCAAAAA GCCCATGATTGAGATGGTGATTCCCTCCAGTAAGGACCCCACCCTGGCTCCCCCCGGGGCACATGTGTGTCTGATGTTTACCCAGTACACTCCTTACCAACTCGCAGACGGAGAATGGACGGAGCAGACGAAGAGTGCCTATGCTGATAATG TGTTTGACATTGTGGAACAGTATGCCCCGGGATTCAAGGAGAGCATTGTGGGAAGGGACATCCTTACACCACCAGATCTGGAGAGTGTGTTTGGATTGACAGGCGGG AATATTTTCCATGGCTCCATGTCCCTGGATCAGTTGTTTATGTGTCGGCCTACAAGTCAAATGAGTAATTACAGAGCCCCAATCCGGGGATTATATCTGGGAGGGAGTGGAGCACATCCAG GTGGTGGCGTGATGGGATCTCCTGGACGACTAGCAGCCCAAACTCTGTTATCAGATTACAAACGACTTTAA
- the LOC125659801 gene encoding uncharacterized protein LOC125659801 has product MARLSEPRFASSGGKFVPIKFRLDTLPLSDSEKLFKKAGSQFPAFSIEPLPFERDRVGEPMSPEDRARRKQWMKDQELPKGEPRMDIVEKIRPKNAIRKFYQYPGDMLEGMLSKSMSPYLAKNLRLLTTRAVRAYVIGLGIVYWVKYNGKTWEKKKGPIIYTRCADTFWKDIRNQESKEFADFGFNERKVLRQ; this is encoded by the exons ATGGCAAGGTTATCGGAGCCGAGGTTTGCCTCCTCGGGAGGAAAGTTTGTTCCTATAAAATTCCGACTAGATACATTACCTCTTTCGGATTCagaaaaattgttcaaaaaagCTGGCAGCCAATTTCCTGCATTCTCTATCGAGCCGCTTCCTTTTGAGCGTGACAGGGTGGGTGAACCAATGTCACCGGAGGACCGGGCTCGGCGAAAGCAATGGATGAAAGATCAAGAACTCCCAAAGGGTGAACCGAGGATGGACATCGTTGAAAAAATTAGGCCCAAAAATGCTATAAGAAAATTCTACCAGTATCCCGGGGATATGCTTGAGGGAATGCTCTCTAAGTCTATG AGCCCATATCTTGCAAAGAATCTGAGACTGTTAACTACCCGGGCGGTGCGAGCGTACGTTATTGGGTTAGGGATTGTGTACTGGGTAAAATATAATGGCAAG ACATGGGAGAAAAAGAAAGGACCCATTATCTATACTAGATGCGCAGACACTTTCTGGAAG GACATAAGGAACCAGGAATCAAAAGAGTTTGCAGACTTTGGATTTAATGAGAGGAAAGTGTTAAGACAGTGA